The Corynebacterium occultum sequence CTGGGAACTCATCCCCGGTGATATCGTCCTGGTCCGCAACGGTGAGCAGGTTCCGGTGGATGGCAAGGTGATCTCCGGACACGGTGGTGTGGATGAGGCCAGCATCACCGGTGAGTCCGTCCCCGCCGAGAAAGCCGAGGGCTCCGAGGTCTTCGCCGGCACCTGGTTGCGCTCCGGGGTGCTGCGGGTGGAGGCTGTCGGCATCGGTGCCGACTCCACCCTGGCCAAGATCATCCACCGGGTGGAGGATGCCCAGGATGACAAGGCCAGGACGCAGACCTTCATGGAGAAGTTCGCCAAGTGGTACACCCCTGGTGTCATGCTCGCCGCCCTGCTGGTCGGTGTCTTCTCCCAGAATGTGGAACTCGCCCTGACCCTGCTGGTCATCGGTTGCCCCGGTGCGCTGGTCATCTCCATCCCGGTCTCGATCGTCGCCGGCATCGGCCGCTCCGCCAAGGATGGGGTGCTGATCAAGGGTGGGGAGTACCTGGAGACCTCCGCGAAGGTGGATGCCGTGGTCGTCGACAAGACCGGCACCCTGACCAATGGCCGCCCCGAACTTACCGATGTGACTGTGCTGGATGACGCCTACACCGAGGGTGAGGTGCTGGCCCTGGCGGCCCGCGCCGAGACCGCCTCCGAACATCCCCTGGCGGATGCGATCATCCGGGGTGCCGAGGATCGTGGCCTGAAGGTGGAACTGGTGGAGAAGGCGCAACCTGTCATGGGTAAGGGAATCCGCGCCCAGGTGGATGGCCGCGAGGTGGTGGTCGGGTCCGCGGAACTGCTGGATCACACCCCGGCGGAGGAGCAGATCCTCCAGCTCAATGACCAGGGCAAGACCGCCATGTATGTCGGTGTGGATGGGCGCGCGATCGGTGTCGTCGCCGTCGCCGACACCATCCGTGCCGATGCCCCGGCCGCCATCAGGGCCCTGCAGGACAAGGGGATCAAGGTGGTCATGGCCACCGGTGACGCCCGACTGGTCGCCCTCAACGTCGGTGCGGAGCTCGGCCTGGATGAGATCCACGCTGAAATGATGCCCGAGGACAAGCTGGAACTGGTCAAGGAACTGCAGGCCCGTGGCCACACGGTTGCCATGGTCGGTGACGGTGTCAATGACACCCCGGCACTCGCCCAGGCTGATATCGGGGTGGCGATGGGTGCGGCGGGTTCCCCGGCGGCCATCGAAACCGCTGATATCGCGCTGATGGCGGACCGCCTGCCGCGCCTGCCCTACGCCCTGGGTCTGGCCAAGCGTACCGTCCGCACCATGCGCTTCAACATCGGGATCGCCCTGCTCACGGTGGCAGTTCTGCTGGCAGGAGTCCTGCTCGGCGGGGTGACCATGTCGATCGGCATGCTGGTCCACGAGGCCTCGGTGCTGCTGGTCATCGCCATCGCCATGCTCCTGCTGCGCCCCACCCTCCGGGAGGAGATGCCAGTGGCACAGTCGATGGTTGCGGAGAGGGAAATGCTCGAAGTCTAAAACCCGAATCAGCGGAAAGGCCCTCCCTGAGGGCCTTTTCCTGCTTTAAGACGCCCTGTTTCTCGACGTCCTTTTTCACCGCCGCCGCACCAGCACCTTGCCGCGCAACCCACCACCCAGCAGGGTCTGAATGGCCTGCGGGGTCTCATCGAAGGGCAGCACCCGGTCGATCACCGGCCGGATCTTGCCCTCATCCACCAGTTCCGCCAGGGCACGCAACTGTTCCGCATCAGGCCGGGTGAAAAGGAAACGATAATCCGCCCCCGCGTGCCGTGCCCGGCGGCGCACCCCGGAACTTCCCACCCGGATCCTCGCTCTGGTCACCATGCCCGCTTCAACCTGCGCCGCATAGATCGGATCCTGGGGAGACACCAGGCTGACCACCTTGCCACCGGGGCGGACCACCTGCAGGGACTTCTGCAGGGTGATCCCACCCTGGGTGTCCAGCACCAGATCTATCCCCTGGACCTTCTGCACGAAGTCCTCACTGCTGTAGTTGATCACGGTGTCCGCCCCCAGCTCATGGGCCAGGCGGACATTGGTGGAACCGACGGTGGTGGTCACCCTGGCCCCGAGATGCTTGGCCAGCTGGATGGCGATGGAACCGATGCCACCGGTACCGCCGTGGATCAGCACTTTCTGACCGGCATGAAGCTGCCCGATGTCCACCAGAGCCTGCCAGGCGGTCAACCCCGCCAGCGGTAGGGCAGCAGCATTGATGGTGTTCAGGGAAGCCGGAATCGGGGCGAGCAACCGCTGATCAATGGCAGCATATTCGGCGAAACCACCGGTCCGCTTCAGATCCGCCATGGCGAAGACCTGCATCCCGGGTTTGAACTCCCGCACCAGCTCGCCGACGGCCACCACCTCACCGGAGAACTCCGCCCCCAGCACCATCGGGAGTACGAAATGCTCCACCCGCCGGAGATCTCCGCGCCGGATCTTCTCGTCGATGTGGTTGACTCCGGCCGCAACGATCCGCACCAGCACCTCGTGGGGTTTTAGTTCTGGCTCGGGAATCTCCACTTCCTGTAATTCTGAACCATATTGCTGGAAAGCGAAGGCTTTCATCTTCCGGCTCCTTGGGAACCATCTGTCCGGGAGGGCACTCTGGGCAGGTGAACGACTATTATGCGAGACCCTTTAAAGGGAGCTTAAGGAGCTTCGGGCTACACCGCAAGCATCTTTTTTTAGGAGAGAATGACAAGATTTCATTAAGTCCCCTGAAAGTGGCACAACCGTACTACTCACTCTTGAGCTGATCGCCCACGGCGAAATAATTCGGGGCGACGGTATTGACCATGACCCGCACCGAAGACAGCGGGGCATCTAGCGTCTCGGCGGCGGTGCGGGCAACCTCCCGGATGAAATTTTCCACGACCGCGTCTTCGCGACCTTCGATGAGAGTGACCTGGATGATCGGCATGGCTGCTCCTGGTGGTTATTGAGTCGGGGGATCTGAAGCCCAGGGTAGTTGGGGTCTGGCTGGGAGGGATTCAAACCTACAATGGAAAACCACTGCTGTTCCGCCAGATCCGCTGAATAACCTCTCCGCCCGGTTTGAAGCTGCCCAGAACTCCTGCCCACCGAAAGGACCCCAGATCCGATGACTTCGCCCCTGGAACCAGGAGATGAGCCCACCCGTCGCAATTGGGAGGCTGCGCTGCTCGGAGGAGGAGAAGAGCCTGACCCGCGTTTCACCCTGGCCAATGAACGCACCTTCCTGGCCTGGACGCGCACCTCCCTGGCCTTCCTGGCCGGCGGCATCGCTCTGGCAGCCTTTCCGCTGGAACAGATCTCTGATGAGTTACGCACCTTCACCGCCGCCTTCGTGGTGATCATCGGCATGCTGATCTCCGGTGGTGCCGCGGTGCGCTGGCTACGGGTGGAACGCGCCATGCGCCGTGGGCACCCCCTGCCGATTCCCGGAATCGTTCCCTTGTTGTCCCTGGCCGCACTCTGCGCCTGCCTGCTGGCGCTTGTGATGCTGTTCTGATGCCCCAAACTGTGCTGCATGATGATCCCGGACTCCAGCCGGAGCGGACCTCCCTGGCCTGGGCCCGCACCACGGTTTCCTACTCGGTGGCCACCGCAATTTTACTGCGCTGGCTACCGCACTACGGGATGCTCATGGTGGGGATGATCGCCCTGATGGCGCTGACTGCCCTGGGGATCTACCTCTCCCAACGTCCCCGCTACCGGGCCTCCGCCCGAGGACTGGCCGGTGGGCAGGTGAAACCGCAGCTGGGGGCGGTGATGGCCATGACCCTGGGGATGCTGCTCTTCGGACTGGTCGGCATATTCCTGATTCTGGGCACCTGAACTGCGTGGATGCTACTGCAAGCCCAGGCCGCCGGCCACCGCCCCCAGGCTTCGAAGAGATCCCTGA is a genomic window containing:
- a CDS encoding tautomerase family protein, with the translated sequence MPIIQVTLIEGREDAVVENFIREVARTAAETLDAPLSSVRVMVNTVAPNYFAVGDQLKSE
- a CDS encoding heavy metal translocating P-type ATPase, whose product is MKNWKTWGVVGVSGLLIIASWILGATAGGTVAGELSADALMIAAAAVAGYPIAVSAWQALRIRMISIDLLVVVAAVGALFINNYWESAAVTFLFALGKALERATMNRTRKALSDLVDSAPETATKLNEDGSTDTVELWELIPGDIVLVRNGEQVPVDGKVISGHGGVDEASITGESVPAEKAEGSEVFAGTWLRSGVLRVEAVGIGADSTLAKIIHRVEDAQDDKARTQTFMEKFAKWYTPGVMLAALLVGVFSQNVELALTLLVIGCPGALVISIPVSIVAGIGRSAKDGVLIKGGEYLETSAKVDAVVVDKTGTLTNGRPELTDVTVLDDAYTEGEVLALAARAETASEHPLADAIIRGAEDRGLKVELVEKAQPVMGKGIRAQVDGREVVVGSAELLDHTPAEEQILQLNDQGKTAMYVGVDGRAIGVVAVADTIRADAPAAIRALQDKGIKVVMATGDARLVALNVGAELGLDEIHAEMMPEDKLELVKELQARGHTVAMVGDGVNDTPALAQADIGVAMGAAGSPAAIETADIALMADRLPRLPYALGLAKRTVRTMRFNIGIALLTVAVLLAGVLLGGVTMSIGMLVHEASVLLVIAIAMLLLRPTLREEMPVAQSMVAEREMLEV
- a CDS encoding YidH family protein; this encodes MTSPLEPGDEPTRRNWEAALLGGGEEPDPRFTLANERTFLAWTRTSLAFLAGGIALAAFPLEQISDELRTFTAAFVVIIGMLISGGAAVRWLRVERAMRRGHPLPIPGIVPLLSLAALCACLLALVMLF
- a CDS encoding NADP-dependent oxidoreductase, with the protein product MKAFAFQQYGSELQEVEIPEPELKPHEVLVRIVAAGVNHIDEKIRRGDLRRVEHFVLPMVLGAEFSGEVVAVGELVREFKPGMQVFAMADLKRTGGFAEYAAIDQRLLAPIPASLNTINAAALPLAGLTAWQALVDIGQLHAGQKVLIHGGTGGIGSIAIQLAKHLGARVTTTVGSTNVRLAHELGADTVINYSSEDFVQKVQGIDLVLDTQGGITLQKSLQVVRPGGKVVSLVSPQDPIYAAQVEAGMVTRARIRVGSSGVRRRARHAGADYRFLFTRPDAEQLRALAELVDEGKIRPVIDRVLPFDETPQAIQTLLGGGLRGKVLVRRR
- a CDS encoding DUF202 domain-containing protein → MPQTVLHDDPGLQPERTSLAWARTTVSYSVATAILLRWLPHYGMLMVGMIALMALTALGIYLSQRPRYRASARGLAGGQVKPQLGAVMAMTLGMLLFGLVGIFLILGT